In one window of Geotrypetes seraphini chromosome 3, aGeoSer1.1, whole genome shotgun sequence DNA:
- the FABP7 gene encoding fatty acid-binding protein, brain — translation MVDAFCATWKLIESQNFDEYMKALGVGFATRQVGNVTKPTVVISKEEEKVVIKTQSTFKNTEISFKLGEEFDEPTVDDRNCKSTVNLDGDKLVHVQKWDDKETTFVREIKDGKMVMTLTFGDVVAVRQYEKA, via the exons ATGGTTGATGCCTTTTGTGCTACCTGGAAACTGATTGAGAGCCAGAACTTCGATGAGTACATGAAAGCCCTGG GTGTGGGTTTTGCCACCAGACAGGTCGGCAATGTTACTAAACCAACGGTGGTTATTAGCAAGGAAGAAGAGAAAGTGGTGATCAAGACACAGAGCACCTTCAAGAATACCGAGATCAGTTTTAAACTGGGAGAGGAGTTTGATGAACCCACCGTAGATGACAGGAACTGCAAA tctacTGTGAACTTGGATGGAGACAAGTTAGTTCATGTGCAGAAATGGGATGACAAAGAGACAACATTTGTCAGGGAAATTAAGGACGGTAAAATGGTCATG ACTTTAACCTTTGGAGATGTAGTAGCTGTCCGTCAATATGAGAAGGCATAA